One Streptomyces sp. RPA4-2 genomic window carries:
- a CDS encoding NADH-quinone oxidoreductase subunit G: MTVTTSAPSGGGEAAVPPEDLVSLTIDGAEISVPKGTLVIRAAEQLGIEIPRFCDHPLLDPAGACRQCIVEVEGQRKPMASCTITCTDGMVVKTQLTSPVAEKAQYGVMELLLINHPLDCPVCDKGGECPLQNQAMSHGGAESRFDGKKRTYEKPVPISTQVLLDRERCVLCARCTRFSNQIAGDPMIELIERGALQQVGTGEGDPFESYFSGNTIQICPVGALTSAAYRFRSRPFDLVSSHSVCEHCAGGCATRTDHRRGKVMRRLAAPDPEVNEEWLCDKGRFGFRYAQQRDRLETPLVRGASGELEPASWPEALEAAARGLLAARGRTGVLAGGRLTVEDAYAYSKFARVALDTNDIDFRARVHSAEEADFLAARVAGRGRDLDGTGVTYTSLEKAPAVLLVGFESEEEAPGVFLRLRKAWRGHGQKTFSLATHATRGLAKAGGTLLPAAPGTETEWLNALASGVGLEGDGAGAAEALRGAGAVIVVGERLAAVAGGLTSAVRAAAATGAALAWIPRRAGERGAIEAGALPSLLPGGRPATDPRAREEVAVAWGVSQLPHRYGRDTGQIVEAAAAGELQALVVAGVEVNDLPDPARARAALSEIGFLVSLELRPGEVTEHADVVLPVAAVTEKSGTFLNWEGRARLFEAALKPEQMTRTPAPTDARVLQMLADAMDVHLGLPDLRTTRGELDRLGAWGGPRSAEPVEIAASLPRPAAGEAVLAGHRLLLDLGRLQEGDEALAGTRHAARARVSAATAAEAGVKEGDLLAVTGSAGTIALPLQITEMPDRVVWLPLNSAGGGVASDTGALPGALVRIGPATLATEAPKEVEA, encoded by the coding sequence ATGACGGTGACCACCAGCGCTCCCTCGGGAGGGGGAGAGGCGGCGGTTCCGCCGGAGGATCTCGTCTCGCTGACGATCGACGGCGCCGAGATCAGCGTGCCCAAGGGCACCCTGGTCATCCGCGCCGCGGAACAGCTCGGCATCGAGATCCCCCGCTTCTGCGACCACCCGCTGCTCGACCCCGCCGGCGCCTGCCGCCAGTGCATCGTCGAGGTCGAGGGACAGCGCAAGCCCATGGCGTCCTGCACGATCACGTGCACGGACGGGATGGTGGTGAAGACACAGCTCACCTCACCCGTCGCCGAGAAGGCCCAGTACGGCGTGATGGAGCTGCTGCTCATCAACCACCCGCTGGACTGCCCGGTCTGCGACAAGGGCGGCGAGTGCCCGCTGCAGAACCAGGCGATGTCGCACGGCGGCGCCGAATCCCGCTTCGACGGAAAGAAGCGGACGTACGAGAAGCCGGTCCCCATCTCCACCCAGGTGCTGCTCGACCGCGAGCGGTGCGTGCTGTGCGCCCGCTGCACCCGGTTCAGCAACCAGATCGCGGGCGACCCGATGATCGAGCTGATCGAGCGCGGGGCGCTCCAGCAGGTCGGCACCGGCGAGGGCGATCCCTTCGAGTCGTACTTCTCCGGGAACACGATCCAGATCTGCCCGGTCGGAGCGCTGACCTCGGCGGCGTACCGCTTCCGTTCCCGCCCCTTCGACCTCGTCTCCTCGCACTCGGTGTGCGAGCACTGCGCGGGCGGCTGCGCGACGCGCACGGATCACCGGCGCGGCAAGGTGATGCGACGCCTCGCGGCTCCCGACCCGGAGGTCAACGAGGAGTGGCTGTGCGACAAGGGGCGCTTCGGGTTCCGGTACGCGCAGCAGCGTGACCGGCTGGAGACGCCTCTGGTCCGCGGCGCCTCCGGTGAACTGGAGCCCGCCTCCTGGCCGGAGGCCCTGGAGGCCGCGGCCCGGGGACTGCTGGCGGCCCGGGGCCGGACCGGTGTCCTGGCCGGAGGCCGGCTCACCGTCGAGGACGCCTACGCCTACAGCAAGTTCGCGCGCGTGGCCCTCGACACCAACGACATCGACTTCCGCGCGCGCGTGCACAGCGCCGAGGAGGCCGACTTCCTGGCGGCCCGCGTGGCCGGCCGGGGACGGGACCTCGACGGTACGGGCGTCACGTACACCTCCCTGGAGAAGGCGCCCGCGGTTCTGCTCGTCGGCTTCGAGTCCGAGGAGGAGGCGCCCGGAGTCTTCCTGCGGTTGCGCAAGGCCTGGCGTGGACACGGGCAGAAGACCTTCTCCCTCGCCACGCACGCGACGCGCGGCCTGGCCAAGGCGGGAGGCACGCTGCTGCCCGCCGCGCCCGGTACCGAGACCGAGTGGCTGAACGCCCTCGCGAGCGGGGTCGGTCTGGAGGGCGACGGAGCCGGGGCCGCCGAGGCACTGCGCGGAGCAGGCGCCGTGATTGTCGTCGGCGAGCGGCTCGCCGCGGTGGCGGGCGGACTCACCTCCGCCGTACGAGCCGCGGCCGCGACCGGCGCCGCGCTGGCGTGGATCCCGCGGCGGGCAGGGGAGCGCGGCGCCATCGAGGCGGGCGCTCTGCCGTCGCTGCTGCCGGGCGGGCGCCCGGCCACCGACCCGCGCGCGCGGGAGGAGGTCGCCGTCGCCTGGGGCGTATCCCAGCTCCCGCACCGCTACGGGCGCGACACCGGCCAGATCGTCGAGGCCGCCGCGGCAGGCGAGCTGCAGGCCCTGGTGGTGGCGGGTGTGGAGGTCAACGACCTGCCCGACCCGGCACGCGCGCGTGCGGCACTTTCGGAGATCGGCTTCCTGGTGTCGCTCGAACTGCGTCCCGGTGAGGTCACCGAACACGCGGATGTCGTCCTCCCGGTGGCCGCGGTCACCGAGAAGTCCGGCACCTTCCTCAACTGGGAAGGCAGGGCCCGCCTCTTCGAGGCCGCGCTCAAGCCCGAGCAGATGACACGCACCCCGGCACCCACCGACGCGCGGGTGCTGCAGATGCTGGCCGACGCCATGGACGTACACCTCGGTCTGCCGGACCTGCGCACCACGCGCGGCGAGCTGGACCGGCTCGGCGCCTGGGGCGGTCCACGTTCCGCCGAACCCGTCGAGATCGCGGCGTCGCTGCCGCGTCCCGCCGCCGGGGAGGCCGTGCTCGCGGGCCATCGGCTGCTGCTCGACCTGGGGCGTCTCCAGGAGGGCGACGAGGCGCTCGCCGGGACCCGGCACGCGGCACGCGCACGCGTGTCGGCCGCCACGGCCGCCGAGGCGGGTGTCAAGGAGGGCGACCTCCTCGCCGTCACCGGCAGCGCCGGGACCATCGCCCTCCCGCTGCAGATCACCGAGATGCCCGACCGTGTGGTCTGGCTTCCGCTGAACTCCGCCGGCGGGGGCGTCGCCTCCGACACGGGGGCGCTGCCCGGCGCACTCGTCCGCATCGGCCCGGCGACGCTCGCCACCGAGGCCCCCAAGGAGGTGGAGGCATGA
- the nuoE gene encoding NADH-quinone oxidoreductase subunit NuoE: MPRLPAPDYPDDVRTRLEADAREIIARYPDSRSALLPLLHLVQSEEGHVTRTGMQFCADVLSLTTAEVTAVATFYSMYRRKPSGDYQVGVCTNTLCAVMGGDAIFEALQDHLGVGNGETTGDGKVTLEHIECNAACDFAPVVMVNWEFFDNQTVASAKRLVDDLRAGAAVEPTRGAPLCTFKDTARILAGFPDERAGAVEAGGGAGPASLTGLRLAKGESGAARVVHPRGGGAPQDQPPAEHLSSHDAPQDTSASDPSHPAGPTAEEGE, from the coding sequence ATGCCCCGACTGCCCGCGCCCGACTACCCGGACGACGTTCGGACCCGGCTCGAAGCGGACGCGCGCGAGATCATCGCCCGCTATCCGGACTCCCGCTCGGCGCTCCTTCCGTTGCTGCATCTCGTGCAGTCGGAGGAGGGCCATGTCACGCGCACGGGGATGCAGTTCTGCGCGGACGTACTGAGCCTGACCACCGCCGAGGTCACCGCGGTCGCGACCTTCTACTCGATGTACCGGCGCAAGCCGAGCGGTGACTACCAGGTGGGTGTGTGCACCAACACCCTGTGCGCGGTCATGGGCGGCGACGCGATCTTCGAGGCCCTCCAGGACCACCTGGGCGTCGGCAACGGCGAGACCACCGGTGACGGCAAAGTCACCCTGGAGCACATCGAGTGCAACGCGGCCTGCGACTTCGCGCCCGTCGTGATGGTCAACTGGGAGTTCTTCGACAACCAGACCGTGGCCTCCGCGAAGCGCCTCGTCGACGACCTGCGCGCGGGAGCGGCGGTCGAGCCCACCCGCGGCGCCCCCCTCTGCACCTTCAAGGACACCGCCCGGATCCTGGCGGGCTTCCCCGACGAGCGCGCCGGGGCCGTCGAAGCGGGTGGCGGCGCGGGCCCCGCCTCGCTGACCGGCCTCCGCCTGGCCAAGGGGGAGAGCGGTGCCGCGCGCGTGGTCCATCCGCGAGGTGGAGGCGCTCCGCAGGACCAGCCGCCGGCCGAGCACCTGAGCTCGCACGACGCGCCGCAGGACACGTCGGCCTCCGATCCGTCGCACCCGGCGGGTCCCACAGCCGAGGAGGGGGAGTGA
- the nuoF gene encoding NADH-quinone oxidoreductase subunit NuoF: protein MTLAPENGGTARASAFERGGETSPEKLLAPVLSAFWDEERSWTLDVYRRHEGYEGLRKALAMSPDDLIAYVKDSGLRGRGGAGFPTGMKWQFIPQGDGKPHYLVVNADESEPGTCKDIPLLFANPHSLIEGIVIACYAIRSSHAFIYLRGEVVPVLRRLHEAVREAYAAGYLGENILGSGLDLQLTVHAGAGAYICGEETALLDSLEGRRGQPRLRPPFPAVAGLYACPTVVNNVESIASVPAILQKGKEWFRSMGSEKSPGFTLYSLSGHVTSPGQYEAPLGITLRQLLDMSGGMRAGHRLKFWTPGGSSTPMFTEEHLDVPLDYEGVGAAGSMLGTKALQCFDETTCVVRAVTRWTEFYAHESCGKCTPCREGTYWLVQLLRDIEAGKGVMSDLDKLNDIADNINGKSFCALGDGAASPIFSSLKYFREEYEQHITGRGCPFDPARSTAWADKHTEVNA from the coding sequence ATGACATTGGCACCCGAGAACGGGGGCACCGCCCGCGCGAGCGCATTCGAACGCGGCGGAGAGACCAGCCCCGAGAAGCTGCTCGCACCCGTACTGTCGGCCTTCTGGGACGAGGAGCGGTCCTGGACGCTGGACGTCTACCGAAGGCACGAGGGGTACGAGGGGCTGCGCAAGGCGCTGGCCATGTCGCCGGACGACCTGATCGCGTACGTCAAGGACTCCGGTCTGCGCGGCCGGGGCGGCGCGGGATTCCCCACGGGAATGAAGTGGCAGTTCATTCCGCAGGGCGATGGAAAACCCCACTATCTAGTTGTCAACGCCGACGAGTCGGAGCCGGGCACCTGCAAGGACATCCCGCTCCTCTTCGCGAACCCGCACAGCCTCATCGAGGGCATTGTGATCGCGTGTTATGCCATCCGGTCTTCGCATGCCTTCATCTATCTCCGCGGTGAAGTCGTCCCCGTGTTGCGGCGGTTGCACGAGGCCGTCCGTGAGGCCTACGCGGCCGGCTACCTCGGCGAGAACATCCTGGGCAGCGGACTCGATCTCCAGCTCACCGTGCACGCGGGCGCGGGCGCGTACATCTGCGGTGAGGAGACCGCACTGCTCGACTCGCTCGAAGGCCGCCGTGGTCAACCGCGGCTTCGTCCCCCCTTCCCAGCCGTCGCAGGGCTCTATGCGTGCCCAACTGTGGTGAACAACGTCGAGTCGATCGCGTCAGTTCCCGCAATCCTGCAAAAAGGCAAGGAATGGTTCAGGTCGATGGGAAGCGAGAAGTCCCCGGGCTTCACGCTCTACTCGCTCAGCGGCCACGTCACCAGTCCCGGCCAGTACGAGGCCCCGCTCGGTATCACGCTCCGTCAACTCCTCGACATGAGCGGCGGGATGCGCGCCGGACACCGGCTGAAGTTCTGGACGCCGGGCGGCTCCTCGACACCGATGTTCACCGAAGAACACCTCGACGTCCCTCTTGACTACGAAGGAGTGGGCGCCGCGGGTTCCATGCTCGGCACCAAAGCGCTCCAGTGCTTCGACGAGACGACCTGCGTAGTCCGGGCGGTCACCCGGTGGACCGAGTTCTACGCGCACGAGTCCTGCGGCAAGTGCACCCCGTGCCGCGAAGGGACCTACTGGCTGGTGCAGTTGCTGCGCGACATCGAGGCCGGCAAGGGCGTCATGTCCGACCTCGACAAGCTCAATGACATCGCCGACAACATCAATGGCAAGTCGTTCTGCGCCCTCGGCGACGGTGCCGCCTCGCCGATCTTCTCCTCGCTCAAGTACTTCCGCGAGGAGTACGAGCAGCACATCACGGGCCGCGGCTGCCCCTTCGACCCGGCCAGGTCGACGGCCTGGGCGGACAAGCACACGGAGGTGAACGCATGA
- a CDS encoding NADH-quinone oxidoreductase subunit D produces MSTQTPSSAASARETTEGTVYTVTGGDWDEIAQSAARSDDERIIVNMGPQHPSTHGVLRLILEIDGETVTEARCGIGYLHTGIEKNLEFRTWTQGTTFVTRMDYLTPFFNETAYCLAVEKLLGIEDQIPDRASIIRVLLMELNRISSHLVCIATGGMELGATTIMIYGFRDRELILDIYELITGLRMNHAYIRPGGLAQDLPPGAVDQIREFVKKMTKNLPEYDKLATGNPIFKARMQDVGYLDLAGCMALGATGPVLRSAGLPHDLRKSQPYCGYETYDFEIPTADTCDSYGRFLIRLEEMRQSLHIVEQCLDRLQPGPVMVADKKIAWPAQLALGPDGLGNSLDHIKKIMGTSMEALIHHFKLVTEGFRVPPGQAYAAVESPKGELGVHVVSDGGTRPYRVHFRDPSFTNLQAMAAMCEGGQVADVIVAVASIDPVMGGVDR; encoded by the coding sequence ATGAGCACGCAGACCCCTTCTTCTGCCGCATCCGCCCGCGAGACGACCGAGGGCACCGTCTACACGGTCACCGGTGGCGACTGGGACGAGATCGCGCAGTCCGCGGCGAGGTCCGACGACGAGCGCATCATCGTCAACATGGGCCCGCAGCACCCGTCCACGCACGGCGTGCTCCGGCTCATCCTGGAGATCGACGGCGAGACGGTCACCGAGGCCCGCTGCGGCATCGGCTACCTCCACACCGGCATCGAGAAGAACCTCGAATTCCGTACGTGGACACAGGGCACCACGTTCGTGACGCGCATGGACTACCTGACGCCGTTCTTCAACGAGACGGCGTACTGCCTCGCGGTCGAGAAACTCCTCGGCATCGAGGACCAGATCCCCGACCGTGCCTCGATCATCCGCGTGCTCCTCATGGAGCTGAACCGGATCTCCTCCCACCTGGTGTGCATCGCCACCGGCGGCATGGAGCTCGGCGCCACCACGATCATGATCTACGGCTTCCGTGACCGTGAACTGATCCTCGACATCTACGAGCTGATCACCGGCCTGCGGATGAACCACGCGTACATCCGCCCCGGCGGACTCGCCCAGGACCTGCCGCCCGGCGCGGTGGACCAGATCCGCGAGTTCGTGAAGAAGATGACGAAGAACCTTCCCGAGTACGACAAGCTCGCCACCGGGAACCCCATCTTCAAGGCCCGTATGCAGGACGTCGGCTATCTCGACCTGGCCGGCTGCATGGCCCTCGGCGCCACCGGACCCGTCCTCCGCTCGGCGGGCCTGCCGCACGACCTGCGCAAGTCCCAGCCGTACTGCGGCTACGAGACGTACGACTTCGAGATCCCCACCGCCGACACCTGCGACTCCTACGGGCGCTTCCTGATCCGCCTCGAAGAGATGCGCCAGTCGCTCCACATCGTCGAACAGTGCCTGGACCGGCTGCAGCCGGGGCCGGTCATGGTCGCCGACAAGAAGATCGCCTGGCCCGCGCAGCTCGCGCTCGGTCCCGACGGTCTGGGCAACTCCCTCGACCACATCAAGAAGATCATGGGCACCTCCATGGAGGCCCTCATCCACCACTTCAAGCTGGTGACCGAGGGCTTCCGCGTCCCGCCGGGACAGGCGTACGCGGCGGTCGAGTCGCCCAAGGGCGAACTCGGGGTGCACGTCGTCTCCGACGGAGGCACCCGCCCCTACCGGGTCCACTTCCGGGACCCGTCCTTCACCAACCTGCAGGCCATGGCGGCGATGTGCGAGGGCGGCCAGGTCGCCGACGTCATCGTCGCCGTCGCGTCCATCGACCCCGTGATGGGAGGCGTCGACCGGTGA
- the nuoH gene encoding NADH-quinone oxidoreductase subunit NuoH produces MTPYTPYLATEDLSMFGRDPWWLVVVKAVFCFAFLMITVLFSIVWERKVVAWMQLRIGPNRHGPWGMLQSLADGIKLMLKEDLVVKRADKVVYVLAPVVAAIPAFMAIAVIPFGPAGNEISIFGHRTTMQLTDLPIAMLYILAVASVGIYGIVLAGWSSGSTYPLLGGLRSCAQMISYEIAMGAAFASVFLYSGSMSTSTIVEQQHDRWYVLLLPVSFVIYIITMVGETNRAPFDMPESEGDLVGGFNTEYSSIKFALFMLAEYVNMVTVSAVSTTLFLGGWRAPWPISTFWEGANHGWWPMLWFVVKVQLLLFFFIWLRGTLPRVRYDQLMKLGWKVLIPVSVVWLMLVATVRTLKNQHYDFADIALYVGGGVLVLLLISFAVDIFREKPEAREAPAEAVAFDPMAGGFPVPPLPGQELPPVPRRRPHRERELIVSGGSDTASDGSDGGSRDGKEGSDV; encoded by the coding sequence ATGACGCCGTACACGCCGTACCTCGCCACAGAAGACCTCTCCATGTTCGGCCGCGACCCCTGGTGGCTGGTCGTCGTCAAGGCGGTCTTCTGCTTCGCCTTCCTGATGATCACCGTGCTCTTCTCCATCGTGTGGGAGCGCAAGGTCGTCGCCTGGATGCAGCTGCGCATCGGCCCCAACCGGCACGGCCCCTGGGGCATGCTCCAGTCGCTCGCCGACGGCATCAAACTGATGCTCAAGGAAGACCTCGTCGTCAAACGCGCGGACAAGGTGGTCTACGTCCTCGCACCGGTCGTCGCGGCCATCCCGGCCTTCATGGCGATCGCGGTGATCCCCTTCGGACCCGCGGGCAACGAGATCTCGATCTTCGGGCACCGCACCACGATGCAGCTCACCGACCTGCCGATCGCGATGCTCTACATCCTCGCGGTCGCCTCGGTCGGCATCTACGGGATCGTGCTCGCGGGCTGGTCCTCCGGGTCGACGTATCCGCTCCTCGGCGGACTGCGTTCCTGCGCGCAGATGATCTCCTACGAGATCGCCATGGGCGCCGCGTTCGCCTCGGTGTTCCTCTACTCCGGGTCGATGTCGACCTCGACGATCGTCGAGCAGCAGCACGACCGCTGGTACGTCCTGCTGCTGCCGGTCTCCTTCGTGATCTACATCATCACGATGGTCGGTGAGACCAACCGCGCCCCCTTCGACATGCCGGAGTCCGAGGGCGACCTCGTCGGCGGCTTCAACACCGAGTACTCGTCCATCAAGTTCGCGCTGTTCATGCTCGCCGAGTACGTGAACATGGTGACGGTCTCGGCCGTGTCGACCACGCTCTTCCTCGGCGGCTGGCGGGCCCCCTGGCCCATCAGCACCTTCTGGGAGGGCGCCAACCACGGCTGGTGGCCGATGCTCTGGTTCGTGGTGAAGGTGCAGCTGCTGCTGTTCTTCTTCATCTGGCTGCGCGGCACGCTCCCGCGCGTCCGCTACGACCAGCTGATGAAGCTCGGCTGGAAGGTCCTCATCCCGGTCTCCGTGGTGTGGCTGATGCTCGTCGCGACCGTACGGACCCTGAAGAACCAGCACTACGACTTCGCCGACATCGCGCTGTACGTCGGCGGCGGTGTCCTCGTGCTGCTGCTGATCTCGTTCGCCGTGGACATCTTCCGAGAGAAGCCGGAGGCCCGGGAGGCGCCGGCCGAGGCCGTCGCCTTCGACCCGATGGCCGGCGGATTCCCGGTGCCGCCGCTGCCGGGGCAGGAGCTGCCGCCGGTGCCGCGGCGCCGCCCGCATCGCGAGCGGGAGTTGATTGTCAGTGGTGGGTCCGATACTGCGAGTGACGGATCGGACGGCGGATCTCGTGACGGAAAGGAGGGGTCCGATGTCTGA
- a CDS encoding NADH-quinone oxidoreductase subunit J, whose translation MSAQLAAYSTSTGEAFQFWVLGTVAVIGALCTVFMKKAVHSALCLAGTMIVLAVFYLANGAYFLGIVQIVVYTGAIMMLFLFVVMLVGVTAADSLKETIKGQRWLALVCGLGFGALLIAGIGHASLTEFNGLGKANANGNVEGLAALIFTKYVFAFEITGALLITAAVGAMVLTHRERTERPKTQRELSEQRVREGKHLPPLPAPGVYARHNAVDIAGLLPDGTPSELTVNKTLRERGQVRDVSTEALSDLKALEQRAEERLERTKTEEASQ comes from the coding sequence ATGAGCGCGCAGCTCGCCGCCTACTCCACCTCTACCGGAGAGGCCTTCCAGTTCTGGGTGCTCGGCACCGTCGCCGTGATCGGTGCCCTGTGCACCGTCTTCATGAAGAAGGCCGTGCACAGCGCGCTCTGTCTCGCCGGGACCATGATCGTCCTGGCGGTGTTCTATCTCGCCAACGGCGCGTACTTCCTGGGCATCGTGCAGATCGTCGTCTACACCGGCGCGATCATGATGCTGTTCCTGTTCGTGGTCATGCTCGTCGGTGTCACCGCGGCGGACTCCCTGAAAGAGACCATCAAGGGGCAGCGCTGGCTGGCCCTGGTCTGCGGTCTCGGCTTCGGTGCCCTGCTGATCGCGGGTATCGGCCACGCGTCGCTGACGGAGTTCAACGGCCTGGGCAAGGCCAACGCCAACGGGAACGTGGAGGGTCTCGCGGCCCTCATCTTCACGAAGTACGTGTTCGCCTTCGAGATCACCGGCGCGCTGCTCATCACGGCCGCCGTCGGCGCCATGGTGCTCACGCACCGGGAGCGCACCGAGCGCCCCAAGACCCAGCGCGAGCTGTCCGAGCAGCGGGTGCGGGAGGGCAAGCACCTGCCGCCGCTGCCGGCCCCGGGTGTCTACGCCCGGCACAACGCGGTGGACATCGCGGGTCTCCTCCCGGACGGCACCCCCTCGGAGCTGACCGTCAACAAGACACTGCGGGAGCGCGGCCAGGTCCGTGACGTGTCCACCGAGGCACTGAGCGATCTGAAGGCCCTGGAGCAGCGCGCCGAAGAACGCCTGGAGCGCACGAAGACGGAGGAGGCGTCCCAGTGA
- the nuoI gene encoding NADH-quinone oxidoreductase subunit NuoI: MSEEPKETKPGFQNPVAGFGVTFKAMFKKRLTEQYPEQHKTTAPRFHGRHQLNRHPDGLEKCVGCELCAWACPADAIYVEGADNTEEERYSPGERYGRVYQINYARCILCGLCIEACPTRALTMTNEFELADSSRANLIYTKEQLLAGLEEGMVESPHSIFPGTDEQDYYQGLVTEAAPGTVRQVAVSKGEKPHEEGVEA, translated from the coding sequence ATGTCTGAGGAGCCGAAGGAGACCAAACCCGGTTTCCAGAACCCCGTCGCCGGCTTCGGCGTGACCTTCAAGGCCATGTTCAAGAAGCGGCTGACGGAGCAGTACCCGGAGCAGCACAAGACCACGGCCCCGCGGTTCCACGGCCGGCACCAGCTCAACCGCCATCCGGACGGGCTGGAGAAGTGCGTCGGCTGCGAGCTGTGCGCGTGGGCCTGTCCCGCGGACGCCATCTACGTGGAGGGCGCGGACAACACCGAGGAGGAGCGCTACTCGCCCGGCGAGCGCTACGGCCGCGTCTACCAGATCAACTACGCACGCTGCATCCTGTGCGGTCTGTGCATCGAGGCGTGCCCCACGCGCGCGCTGACGATGACGAACGAGTTCGAGCTCGCGGACAGCAGCCGTGCCAACCTCATCTACACCAAGGAGCAGCTGCTCGCCGGTCTCGAGGAGGGCATGGTGGAGTCACCGCACTCGATCTTCCCCGGGACGGACGAGCAGGACTACTACCAGGGCCTGGTCACGGAGGCGGCGCCCGGCACCGTACGCCAAGTGGCCGTCTCCAAGGGCGAGAAGCCCCATGAGGAGGGGGTGGAAGCATGA
- the nuoK gene encoding NADH-quinone oxidoreductase subunit NuoK encodes MNPVNYLYLAALLFTIGATGVLIRRNAIVVFMCVELMLNACNLAFVVFSRMHGNLDGQIIAFFTMVVAAAEVVVGLAIIVSLFRSRHSASVDDASLMKL; translated from the coding sequence GTGAATCCGGTCAACTACCTCTATCTCGCCGCCCTGTTGTTCACGATCGGCGCCACCGGCGTGCTGATCAGGCGCAACGCGATCGTGGTGTTCATGTGTGTCGAGCTCATGCTCAACGCCTGCAACCTCGCGTTCGTCGTGTTCTCCCGCATGCACGGCAATCTCGACGGCCAGATCATCGCCTTCTTCACGATGGTCGTCGCCGCCGCGGAGGTCGTGGTCGGGCTCGCGATCATCGTGTCGCTGTTCCGTTCCCGCCACTCGGCCTCGGTCGACGACGCCAGCCTGATGAAGCTGTAA